Proteins co-encoded in one Candidatus Manganitrophaceae bacterium genomic window:
- a CDS encoding HlyD family secretion protein has product MNRRADEELQPDRPGSEAEGPPPVRAAVRPEAISGAPRRPPYQRPRFILLFLVVLIALIFGLRYYLHSRGIESTDDAYIEAHVVQVSPRVAGHVIEVSARDNQEVKKGDRLVAIDPRDYEVRLAQARAGEVAARGKLKQAETQLPVARANLGQAQAEVQVAQTTADLRETDLKRLQQLGELVSQQQLDQANSAFQTSRAQLVAARRRAAGAEAQVAAAESQVQTSQAEVEQAVVAVQQADLELTYTRIFAPDEGRVTRRSVEPGMYVQPGQALLALVPKQVWVVANFKETQLNRMRPGQPVEIRVDAYPGKIFNGHIDSIQAGSGARFSLLPPENATGNFVKVVQRFPVKIVFDGPNDAGAFLAPGMSVRPEVRLR; this is encoded by the coding sequence GTGAATAGACGCGCAGATGAGGAGTTGCAGCCCGATCGGCCCGGTTCGGAAGCGGAGGGCCCGCCGCCGGTGCGAGCGGCGGTCCGGCCCGAAGCGATCTCCGGCGCGCCCCGCCGGCCTCCCTATCAGCGGCCCCGTTTCATCCTCCTCTTCTTGGTGGTGCTGATCGCGCTGATCTTCGGCCTCCGCTATTATCTTCATTCCAGAGGGATCGAATCGACCGATGATGCCTACATCGAGGCGCATGTTGTCCAGGTGAGCCCGAGGGTCGCGGGACATGTGATCGAGGTGTCGGCGCGGGACAACCAGGAGGTCAAAAAAGGAGATCGGCTCGTCGCGATCGACCCGCGCGACTACGAGGTGCGTCTGGCGCAGGCGCGCGCGGGAGAAGTCGCCGCGCGGGGAAAGCTGAAGCAGGCGGAGACGCAGCTGCCGGTGGCGCGGGCGAACCTCGGACAGGCGCAGGCGGAGGTCCAGGTGGCCCAGACGACCGCCGATTTACGGGAAACCGATTTAAAAAGGCTTCAGCAGCTCGGTGAGCTCGTCTCCCAGCAGCAGCTCGATCAGGCGAACAGCGCTTTTCAGACGAGCCGCGCCCAGCTCGTCGCCGCCCGCAGACGGGCGGCGGGGGCGGAGGCGCAGGTCGCCGCGGCGGAATCCCAAGTTCAAACCTCCCAAGCCGAGGTTGAGCAGGCGGTGGTTGCGGTTCAGCAAGCCGACCTGGAGCTGACCTACACCCGGATCTTCGCCCCCGACGAAGGACGGGTCACCCGCCGAAGCGTGGAGCCGGGGATGTACGTTCAGCCGGGGCAGGCGCTCTTGGCGCTCGTTCCCAAGCAGGTCTGGGTGGTGGCGAATTTCAAGGAGACGCAGCTCAACCGGATGCGGCCGGGCCAGCCGGTGGAGATCCGCGTCGACGCCTATCCCGGAAAAATTTTCAACGGCCATATCGACAGCATTCAGGCCGGCTCCGGCGCGCGGTTCAGCCTCCTCCCCCCTGAAAATGCCACCGGCAACTTCGTAAAGGTGGTTCAGCGCTTTCCGGTGAAGATCGTCTTCGATGGGCCGAACGACGCCGGCGCTTTCCTCGCGCCGGGGATGTCGGTGCGGCCGGAGGTGCGGCTGCGGTGA
- a CDS encoding NADPH:quinone reductase — protein MKAIRVHQFGGPEVLQLEMLPDLRPGPQQLRVRIKAIGVNPVDTYRRSGSNPDLKVPYTPGSDAAGIVEAAGEGIHRFKVGDRVYTSGTLTGAYAEAALCTEAQVHPLPAQVTFEQGAAIGVPYATAYRALFQRARAVPGEVVLVHGATGGVGLAAVQLARAAGMVILATGGSPKGRERVAAQGAHHLLDHHAPGYLKQALALTEGRGIDVILEMLANVNLGEDLKVLAERGRVVVIGNRGTVEINPRDAMSREADILGVMLFNATDREQASIHAALGAGLENGTLRPVVGQRLPLSEAAQAHQAVMASGAYGKIVLIP, from the coding sequence ATGAAGGCGATTCGAGTTCATCAATTCGGCGGCCCGGAGGTGCTCCAGCTGGAGATGCTGCCCGATCTTCGGCCCGGTCCCCAACAGCTGCGGGTCCGGATCAAAGCAATCGGGGTCAATCCGGTCGATACCTATCGCCGGTCCGGCTCCAATCCCGACCTGAAGGTCCCCTACACCCCCGGCTCGGATGCCGCCGGGATCGTCGAGGCGGCGGGGGAGGGAATCCATCGGTTTAAGGTCGGCGATCGGGTCTATACCTCAGGAACGTTGACCGGCGCGTATGCCGAGGCGGCGCTCTGCACCGAAGCGCAGGTTCATCCGCTGCCGGCGCAGGTGACGTTCGAGCAGGGGGCGGCGATCGGGGTCCCTTATGCCACCGCCTATCGCGCCCTCTTCCAGCGGGCCCGGGCCGTTCCCGGAGAGGTGGTGCTGGTCCACGGCGCCACCGGCGGGGTGGGACTGGCCGCCGTGCAGCTGGCCCGGGCGGCGGGGATGGTCATCCTCGCCACCGGCGGCAGCCCGAAGGGGCGGGAGCGGGTGGCGGCGCAGGGGGCGCATCACCTGCTCGATCATCATGCGCCGGGATATCTGAAGCAGGCGCTCGCGCTGACCGAGGGGCGCGGCATCGATGTCATTCTCGAGATGTTGGCCAATGTGAATCTCGGAGAAGATCTGAAGGTCTTGGCGGAGCGGGGACGGGTGGTGGTGATTGGAAACCGGGGGACGGTGGAGATCAACCCGCGCGATGCGATGAGCCGGGAGGCCGACATTCTCGGCGTGATGCTCTTTAATGCGACCGATCGGGAGCAGGCGAGCATCCATGCCGCGCTCGGGGCCGGTCTGGAAAACGGCACGCTCCGTCCGGTGGTCGGCCAGCGGCTTCCCCTGTCCGAGGCGGCGCAGGCGCATCAGGCGGTGATGGCCTCGGGGGCTTACGGAAAAATTGTTCTGATTCCTTGA
- a CDS encoding VOC family protein, whose amino-acid sequence MEIKELGHVVLYVSDLERSRKFYRDLLGWREIGAMGSWAVAFSSGRTHHELLLIEVGAEAEPIPDGPRVGLYHFGLKVGESDDELRKAIDQLRSSGVPIVGMSDHGVTHSVYIADPDGNEIELYIDVQPEVWRERPDAFLAPVRPLRL is encoded by the coding sequence ATGGAGATTAAAGAGCTGGGGCATGTCGTCCTCTATGTGAGCGATCTGGAGCGCTCGCGAAAGTTTTACCGGGATCTCCTCGGCTGGCGGGAGATCGGCGCAATGGGGAGCTGGGCGGTCGCATTTTCTTCGGGTCGAACCCATCATGAGCTCTTGCTGATCGAGGTCGGCGCGGAGGCGGAGCCGATTCCCGACGGCCCGCGCGTGGGGCTCTACCACTTCGGTCTGAAGGTCGGGGAGAGCGATGATGAGCTCCGGAAAGCGATCGATCAGCTGCGGAGCTCCGGGGTGCCGATCGTCGGCATGTCCGACCATGGCGTCACCCACAGCGTCTACATCGCCGATCCCGACGGCAATGAGATCGAGCTCTACATCGACGTGCAGCCGGAGGTCTGGCGGGAGCGCCCGGACGCATTCCTCGCCCCGGTCCGTCCGCTTCGTCTGTAG
- a CDS encoding 5-formyltetrahydrofolate cyclo-ligase — translation MSLQEKKQAIREKVWNLLEAKEAARFPGAQGRIPNFVGAERCAAHLDQLKVWQAARVIKINPDAPQRAIRYKALRDGKRLYMAVPRLRRLECFIELDSDRIGEKKWWEASSIVGAGHWGRTVTVEEMEPIDLIFCGSVAVSRDGGRIGKGEGYSDLEYALATEAGKVRPDTPIVTSVHPLQILDRTFPWAEHDIPVDFILTPRKVIVCRSRYPRPKGVEWDLLTEEKIEAIPALKEKR, via the coding sequence ATGTCTCTACAGGAGAAGAAACAAGCGATCCGGGAGAAAGTGTGGAATCTCCTTGAAGCGAAGGAGGCGGCCCGCTTTCCAGGCGCGCAGGGGCGGATTCCGAACTTTGTCGGGGCGGAGCGCTGCGCCGCACATCTCGATCAGCTGAAGGTCTGGCAGGCGGCACGGGTCATCAAGATCAATCCCGATGCGCCCCAACGGGCGATCCGCTACAAGGCGCTCCGGGACGGAAAACGTCTCTACATGGCGGTGCCGCGGCTGCGCCGGCTGGAGTGCTTCATCGAGCTTGACTCCGATCGGATCGGTGAGAAGAAATGGTGGGAAGCCTCCAGCATCGTCGGGGCCGGCCACTGGGGTCGGACAGTAACGGTCGAAGAGATGGAGCCGATCGACCTCATTTTTTGCGGATCGGTTGCGGTGAGCCGGGACGGCGGGCGGATCGGAAAGGGGGAGGGCTACTCCGACCTCGAGTATGCGTTGGCGACCGAGGCGGGGAAGGTCCGGCCCGACACGCCGATCGTCACCAGCGTCCATCCGCTCCAGATCTTGGATCGCACCTTCCCCTGGGCGGAGCACGACATCCCAGTCGATTTCATCCTCACGCCGAGGAAGGTCATCGTCTGCCGCAGCCGCTACCCGCGGCCGAAGGGGGTCGAGTGGGATCTGTTGACCGAGGAGAAAATCGAGGCGATTCCGGCGCTGAAGGAGAAGCGATGA
- a CDS encoding macro domain-containing protein — MKRVLSGVTVECIKGNIAAQPDVAAIVNAANAELTMGGGVAGAIHRAAGPGLAEEGRPLAPIRPGEAVITGGHRLPNRYVIHCLGPVYGRDKPEAALLARCYSRALDLAEAHQIAAIAFPAISTGIFGYPMKAAAEVAFRTIQEKIPTLQSVQQIRFVLFSDPDLDIHEKALSIISGE; from the coding sequence ATGAAGCGGGTTCTTTCCGGTGTGACGGTCGAGTGCATCAAAGGGAACATCGCCGCCCAGCCCGATGTTGCGGCGATCGTGAATGCGGCAAATGCCGAGCTGACGATGGGGGGCGGCGTTGCGGGGGCGATCCATCGGGCGGCCGGTCCGGGGCTGGCGGAAGAGGGCCGGCCGCTGGCGCCGATTCGCCCCGGGGAGGCTGTGATCACCGGCGGACATCGACTGCCGAACCGGTATGTCATTCATTGCCTCGGTCCCGTTTATGGAAGAGACAAACCGGAAGCGGCGCTGTTGGCCCGGTGTTATTCGCGCGCGCTCGATCTCGCCGAGGCGCATCAGATCGCCGCGATCGCCTTTCCCGCGATCTCCACCGGCATTTTCGGCTATCCGATGAAGGCGGCGGCGGAGGTCGCCTTTCGGACGATCCAAGAGAAGATCCCCACGCTTCAATCGGTTCAGCAGATCCGGTTCGTTCTCTTTTCCGACCCAGACCTCGACATCCACGAAAAGGCCTTGTCTATTATATCGGGCGAATGA
- a CDS encoding 2'-5' RNA ligase family protein, translating into MTRIACDIVLLPPREIAEAALRLNRALLGRFDPKIVLNQNDCLPHLSLAMGALREEALPAAADLLAEVASHFPPISLTVTGIEAGGIATGEPVSSLKIERTPSLQALHETVLRRMKPLFLEAAADDFIGFPEVQQTSVDWVNRYAAAAAYDRFSPHITLGVGTLEPDILPLPPPGIATRLALCHLGNYCTCRKILFEIELPGETAQSRAIR; encoded by the coding sequence GTGACCCGGATCGCGTGTGACATCGTTCTGCTTCCCCCCCGAGAGATCGCGGAGGCGGCCCTTCGGCTCAATCGGGCGCTGCTCGGACGCTTTGATCCGAAGATCGTGCTGAATCAAAACGACTGTCTGCCGCATCTCTCCCTCGCGATGGGGGCGCTCCGGGAAGAGGCGCTCCCCGCCGCGGCCGACCTCTTGGCGGAGGTGGCATCGCACTTTCCGCCGATCTCCCTCACCGTCACCGGGATCGAAGCCGGGGGGATCGCAACCGGCGAGCCGGTCTCCAGCTTGAAGATCGAGCGGACCCCTTCGCTCCAAGCGCTGCACGAGACGGTCCTCCGCCGGATGAAACCCCTTTTCCTAGAGGCGGCGGCGGACGATTTCATCGGCTTTCCCGAGGTCCAACAGACGAGCGTCGACTGGGTCAACCGCTACGCCGCGGCCGCCGCCTATGACCGCTTCTCCCCCCACATCACCCTCGGCGTCGGGACGCTCGAACCGGACATCCTGCCGCTGCCGCCGCCGGGAATCGCCACCCGGCTGGCCCTCTGCCACCTCGGCAATTACTGCACCTGCCGGAAAATCCTTTTCGAAATTGAACTCCCCGGAGAAACCGCGCAATCCCGCGCAATCCGATAG
- a CDS encoding saccharopine dehydrogenase NADP-binding domain-containing protein: protein MPEKRWMIYGAYGYSGALMTAEAVRRGHRPVVAGRSATRLIPLAKRFGLDPLVLELTDQTTLAKAVAECSLVLNAAGPFVETSGPMAEACLAGGTHYVDITGEIGVFEALFARDPEAKQRGITLLPGAGFDVVPGDCLARYVFEKVPGATRLELAVAALTGVSPGTAKTMLQQLPRGTRVRRDGGLTALPTGEGTRRIRFPGGIRTVAPASLGELAAAYWTTGIPNITTYLALPAPVIRLMRWTGPLLERLLATDAIRRMAARVAHAVIKGPDADARRLGRSALWARASDEKGNAAEAWLTTAEAYDFTAMSAVHSVERLLDRPPAAVCHGACTPAGAFGSGFVLQIPGTKLIDHLSGDIG from the coding sequence ATGCCGGAGAAACGGTGGATGATTTATGGGGCCTATGGCTATTCCGGAGCGCTGATGACCGCGGAGGCGGTCCGGCGCGGACATCGGCCGGTGGTGGCGGGCCGGTCGGCCACACGGCTGATCCCCCTTGCAAAGCGGTTCGGACTCGATCCGCTCGTTCTTGAGTTAACAGACCAAACCACATTGGCCAAAGCGGTGGCCGAATGCTCCCTCGTGCTCAACGCGGCGGGGCCGTTTGTCGAGACGAGCGGCCCGATGGCCGAGGCGTGTCTCGCCGGGGGGACGCACTATGTCGACATCACGGGCGAGATTGGGGTCTTCGAGGCGCTCTTCGCCCGCGATCCGGAGGCGAAGCAGCGCGGCATCACGCTGCTGCCGGGGGCGGGGTTCGATGTCGTTCCGGGAGATTGTCTTGCAAGGTATGTCTTCGAAAAGGTGCCGGGGGCGACCCGGTTGGAGCTTGCCGTCGCGGCGCTGACCGGTGTCAGTCCCGGAACGGCGAAGACGATGCTGCAGCAGCTCCCGCGCGGAACACGGGTCCGCCGCGACGGCGGACTGACGGCCCTGCCGACGGGCGAGGGGACGCGGCGGATTCGATTTCCCGGCGGGATCCGGACAGTGGCGCCGGCGAGCCTCGGCGAGCTGGCCGCCGCCTACTGGACGACCGGCATTCCGAACATCACAACTTATCTGGCCCTTCCCGCGCCGGTGATCCGCCTGATGCGTTGGACCGGGCCGCTCCTCGAACGGCTCCTGGCGACCGATGCGATCCGGCGGATGGCGGCGCGCGTGGCGCACGCCGTGATCAAAGGGCCGGACGCCGACGCGCGGCGACTGGGACGGTCGGCCCTCTGGGCGCGGGCGTCGGATGAAAAAGGGAATGCCGCCGAAGCGTGGCTCACGACGGCGGAGGCGTACGACTTCACCGCGATGTCGGCGGTTCATTCGGTGGAGCGGCTGCTCGACCGGCCGCCGGCCGCCGTCTGCCACGGCGCCTGTACCCCCGCCGGCGCCTTTGGCTCCGGCTTCGTCCTGCAGATCCCCGGAACCAAATTGATCGATCATCTATCGGGTGATATAGGGTGA
- a CDS encoding carboxypeptidase regulatory-like domain-containing protein: protein MALMKKQIDIFKWTLLILLCLVVSPVFAYDTAPVEQGGTITGKAVLSGPIPEPRTFPMVLYPFGDFCKKISDGQGLVLLKEFNVDPAGGLQDVVVAVQNVTGGKGFRSNENKLVTVNCMFHPSEVTEDEQFDTKDGNLIHIHPLVSVMRNHHLLSVVNRDPVIHDAQIYQKETGHRVVRFPIPVTNRPNRGWVDLDAGKKIAQIICGMHEYMQTWVWVVDNPYFDKTTRTGEFSIDRLPPGTYKVTAWHPHMKPIEKTVTVPPNGQVELNFEFDARQVIRPIYETQEAFRIPPEMEQNLDIFGCEGPYCVKGEHHHHED, encoded by the coding sequence ATGGCGCTGATGAAGAAGCAAATCGACATTTTCAAATGGACCCTCCTCATCCTTCTCTGCCTGGTGGTGAGCCCCGTCTTTGCTTATGACACCGCCCCGGTAGAACAAGGGGGAACGATCACCGGGAAGGCGGTCCTCAGCGGTCCGATTCCCGAACCCCGCACTTTTCCGATGGTGCTTTATCCGTTCGGCGACTTTTGCAAGAAGATCTCCGACGGACAGGGGCTCGTCCTCCTCAAAGAATTCAATGTCGACCCCGCCGGGGGACTCCAAGATGTGGTCGTCGCCGTCCAGAATGTGACGGGCGGAAAAGGATTTCGCTCCAACGAAAACAAGCTCGTCACGGTCAATTGTATGTTTCACCCCTCCGAGGTCACGGAGGACGAGCAGTTCGATACAAAAGACGGAAATCTGATTCACATCCATCCCTTGGTCAGCGTCATGCGGAACCACCATCTCCTCTCGGTGGTCAATCGCGACCCGGTGATCCACGATGCGCAGATCTATCAAAAAGAGACCGGTCATCGGGTGGTCCGCTTTCCGATTCCGGTCACCAACCGGCCCAACCGCGGCTGGGTCGATCTCGACGCCGGAAAAAAGATCGCCCAGATTATCTGCGGCATGCACGAATATATGCAGACCTGGGTCTGGGTCGTCGACAATCCCTATTTTGACAAGACAACCCGAACCGGAGAGTTTTCCATCGACCGGCTCCCCCCGGGGACCTATAAGGTAACCGCGTGGCACCCCCACATGAAGCCGATCGAGAAGACGGTGACCGTGCCGCCCAACGGCCAGGTGGAGCTCAACTTCGAGTTTGACGCCCGCCAGGTGATCCGACCGATTTATGAGACGCAGGAGGCATTCCGTATCCCCCCGGAGATGGAACAGAATCTCGACATCTTCGGATGTGAGGGCCCTTACTGCGTCAAAGGCGAGCATCACCATCACGAGGATTAA
- a CDS encoding EAL domain-containing protein, producing MKKPLRVLIVEDSAEDAELLIAELRRGGYEPACERVCTADGLNAALDRQAWDIAFGDYSMPHFNGVAALKLLKERGIDLPFIFVSGTIAEKRAVEAMKSGAKDYVMKGNMKRLLPAIDRELREVALRRDHAQAEKTLHQKEEYFQSLIENSSDLITVIDMKGLILYDSPSIERILGYRQGELAGKNLFQYVPPDDLSLLMAGITQGAQAPEKTVLIEFRFRHRDGSWRVLESMGRAHLDPSGAAIGIINARDITERREAGLALKESEERLRMAINAARMYTWDWDVRTGRLIRSGHHQEMYGPEWPVSETRYASFLERVHPEDRKKFQEVLDRSVQGNVPYRNDFRIVRSDGEVRWLETQGQAYRDGGGRVIRMIGVTQDITERRQAEELIQHMAFYDTLTGLPNRNNLYDRILNTLRTDAHRGKPFFLLLMDLDRFKEINDTLGHHRGDILLHEVGARLKGVLFEPNLVARLGGDEFAILLPEIATAEEVYRVVQQIQDALAAPLIIEGLPIAVEASIGIALYPDHGENPESLLQRADVAMYMAKQRGRSHLLYDAQYDPHSHRRLALMGELRNAIDQEQLRLHFQPKIDLKTQRVIGVEALVRWQHPEQGFIPPDQFIGSAEKTGLIRPLTQWVLEAALRQCRLWSRSGMEIGISVNLSTRNLQESRLVERVLEALQRNEVAPGRLMLEITESAIMADPNLAREVLTRLSERGVGLSIDDFGTGYSSLAYLKRLPVDEIKIDKSFVLGMATDENDAVIVRSTIDLAHNLGLKVIAEGVENETLWEQLSRLGCDELQGYYISRPLPPEELSFWLNRSPWGFKKGQSPA from the coding sequence ATGAAAAAACCACTTCGGGTGTTGATCGTTGAAGATTCGGCGGAAGATGCCGAGCTGTTGATTGCGGAGCTGCGTCGCGGCGGGTATGAGCCGGCCTGTGAGCGGGTCTGTACGGCCGACGGACTCAACGCGGCCCTCGACCGCCAGGCGTGGGACATCGCGTTCGGCGATTACTCGATGCCCCACTTCAACGGCGTGGCCGCGCTGAAGCTATTGAAGGAGCGGGGGATCGACCTCCCCTTTATTTTTGTCTCCGGCACGATCGCCGAAAAGAGGGCGGTCGAGGCGATGAAGAGCGGGGCAAAAGATTACGTCATGAAAGGAAACATGAAGCGCCTGCTTCCGGCGATCGATCGGGAGCTGCGGGAGGTCGCCCTGCGCCGGGACCATGCGCAGGCGGAGAAGACGCTGCACCAGAAGGAGGAATATTTCCAGTCGTTGATCGAGAATTCATCGGACCTGATCACCGTCATCGATATGAAGGGGCTGATCCTCTATGACAGCCCGTCGATCGAGCGGATCTTGGGCTATCGGCAGGGGGAGCTGGCGGGGAAAAACCTCTTTCAGTATGTTCCTCCCGACGACCTCTCTTTGCTGATGGCCGGCATCACGCAAGGGGCGCAGGCGCCGGAGAAAACTGTATTGATCGAATTCCGTTTTCGGCACCGGGACGGATCCTGGCGCGTCCTCGAATCGATGGGGAGAGCCCATCTTGACCCTTCCGGCGCCGCGATCGGCATCATCAATGCCCGGGATATCACCGAGCGGAGGGAGGCGGGGCTCGCGCTGAAGGAGAGTGAAGAGCGGCTTCGGATGGCGATCAATGCGGCCCGGATGTACACCTGGGACTGGGATGTTCGGACCGGCCGGCTGATCCGAAGCGGGCACCATCAGGAGATGTATGGTCCCGAGTGGCCGGTCTCGGAGACCCGCTATGCATCGTTCTTGGAGCGGGTTCATCCCGAGGACCGAAAAAAATTTCAGGAGGTCCTCGACCGCTCGGTTCAAGGAAACGTCCCCTACCGGAATGATTTTCGGATTGTTCGATCGGACGGCGAGGTCCGGTGGCTGGAGACGCAGGGCCAGGCCTATCGGGACGGCGGCGGCCGGGTGATCCGAATGATCGGGGTGACCCAAGACATCACCGAGCGGCGACAGGCGGAAGAGCTGATTCAGCATATGGCCTTTTACGATACGCTGACCGGCCTCCCGAATCGCAACAACCTCTATGATCGGATCCTGAATACCCTCCGGACCGATGCGCATCGAGGCAAGCCGTTCTTTCTGCTCCTGATGGACTTGGATCGCTTCAAAGAGATCAATGACACCCTGGGACACCATCGGGGGGATATTCTCCTTCATGAGGTGGGGGCGCGCCTCAAGGGGGTGCTTTTCGAGCCCAATCTGGTTGCGCGGCTCGGCGGGGATGAATTTGCCATCCTTCTCCCGGAGATCGCGACGGCGGAGGAGGTTTACAGGGTCGTCCAACAGATCCAAGACGCGCTGGCCGCTCCGCTCATCATCGAAGGACTTCCGATTGCCGTAGAGGCGAGCATCGGCATCGCCCTCTACCCCGATCATGGCGAGAATCCGGAGAGCCTGCTGCAGCGGGCCGATGTCGCCATGTATATGGCGAAGCAACGCGGCCGCAGCCATCTCCTCTATGACGCCCAATATGACCCACACAGCCATCGTCGTCTCGCCTTGATGGGAGAGCTGCGCAACGCGATCGATCAGGAGCAGCTGCGGCTTCATTTTCAGCCGAAGATCGATCTCAAGACGCAGCGGGTGATCGGGGTCGAGGCATTGGTCCGATGGCAACATCCGGAACAGGGGTTTATTCCTCCCGATCAATTCATCGGGTCGGCCGAGAAGACCGGACTGATCCGGCCGCTCACCCAGTGGGTCTTGGAAGCGGCGCTTCGGCAGTGCCGTCTCTGGAGCCGGTCGGGGATGGAGATCGGAATCTCCGTCAACCTCTCGACCCGAAATCTCCAGGAGTCGCGATTGGTGGAGCGGGTCTTGGAGGCGCTTCAACGCAACGAGGTCGCGCCGGGCCGTCTGATGCTGGAGATTACCGAGAGCGCCATCATGGCCGATCCGAATTTGGCGAGGGAGGTGCTGACCCGGCTGAGCGAAAGGGGGGTGGGGCTTTCGATCGATGACTTCGGGACCGGCTACTCCTCGCTCGCCTATTTAAAGCGGCTGCCGGTCGACGAAATCAAGATCGATAAATCGTTCGTCCTCGGCATGGCGACCGATGAGAACGATGCGGTCATCGTCCGCTCGACGATCGATCTGGCGCATAATTTGGGATTAAAGGTCATCGCGGAAGGGGTCGAAAATGAAACCCTCTGGGAGCAGTTATCCCGCCTCGGATGTGATGAGCTCCAGGGCTATTATATCAGCCGGCCCCTTCCCCCGGAGGAGCTCTCTTTCTGGCTCAACCGGTCGCCGTGGGGATTTAAGAAAGGGCAGTCACCCGCCTAA
- a CDS encoding response regulator, whose translation MGDFKSILLVEDNLEDVELTLEALSEYNLANEVVVARDGAEALDYLYYREAFKARAAGNPAVILLDIKMPKVNGLEVLRTIKGDEALKTIPVVMLTSSREEPDLAESYKLGVNAYVVKPVAFQEFIKAVKQLGIFWALLNERPPGSIKKTK comes from the coding sequence ATGGGTGATTTCAAGAGCATCTTGCTGGTCGAGGACAACCTCGAAGATGTCGAGCTGACGCTGGAAGCGCTTTCCGAGTATAATTTGGCCAACGAGGTGGTGGTCGCCCGGGACGGCGCCGAGGCATTGGACTATCTGTATTATCGCGAAGCATTTAAGGCGCGGGCGGCCGGAAATCCGGCCGTGATTCTCCTCGATATCAAAATGCCGAAGGTCAATGGATTGGAGGTATTAAGGACAATCAAGGGAGACGAGGCGCTGAAAACGATTCCGGTTGTGATGCTGACCTCCTCGCGGGAGGAGCCCGATCTGGCCGAGAGCTATAAGCTCGGCGTGAATGCCTATGTCGTCAAGCCGGTCGCTTTTCAAGAATTCATCAAGGCGGTGAAACAGCTCGGCATCTTCTGGGCCCTTTTAAACGAGCGGCCGCCGGGAAGCATCAAAAAGACGAAGTAA